The Iamia majanohamensis genome window below encodes:
- a CDS encoding MarR family winged helix-turn-helix transcriptional regulator: protein MADDPAFDPIEEAQRQWRAHGWDDAAPGMGVVTSIMRAQQLLLARADAVLGDHDLTFARFEVLTLLSFTREGRLPMGKLGARLQVHPASVTSAVDRLERQGFVRREPHPTDGRTTLAALTESGRAVAATAGARLNAEVFEALDLTDAEAEALVALLARLR, encoded by the coding sequence GTGGCCGACGACCCGGCGTTCGACCCGATCGAGGAGGCCCAGCGCCAGTGGCGGGCCCACGGCTGGGACGACGCCGCGCCGGGCATGGGCGTGGTCACCTCGATCATGCGGGCCCAGCAGCTGCTCCTGGCCCGGGCCGACGCCGTGCTGGGCGACCACGACCTGACCTTCGCGCGGTTCGAGGTGCTGACCCTGCTCTCCTTCACCCGGGAGGGCCGCCTGCCCATGGGGAAGCTGGGCGCCCGCCTCCAGGTCCACCCGGCCAGCGTCACCAGCGCGGTCGACCGCCTGGAGCGCCAGGGGTTCGTCCGACGCGAGCCGCACCCCACCGACGGCCGGACCACCCTCGCCGCGCTCACCGAGTCGGGTCGGGCCGTGGCGGCCACCGCCGGCGCCCGTCTCAACGCCGAGGTCTTCGAGGCCCTCGACCTGACCGACGCCGAGGCCGAGGCCCTGGTCGCCCTCCTCGCCCGGCTCCGCTGA
- a CDS encoding NAD(P)-dependent alcohol dehydrogenase has translation MRAAGREVYGSVDVVGTLDRPRPEPGPDEVLVRVAAAGVDRGAWHLMAGLPHLVRLAGYGVRRPKEPVLGADLAGRVEAVGRDVTRFRPGDRVHGIGRGTFAEYVTTAEDRLAPTPEGLSDVEAAAVPISGITALQGLREVGGLQPGQHLLVVGASGGVGSFAVQVGKALGAEVTGVCSTPKVDAVRALGADHVVDHRTSEITDAGVRYDVILDIGGNRSLSHLRRALADDGTLVIVGGEGGGRVLGGVDRQARALLLSPFVGPRLRTFIAGEDGARLADLDAMVDAGQVTPLVDRTFPLEEAAAAIAHLEAGRACGKVVLTT, from the coding sequence ATGCGGGCCGCGGGTCGCGAGGTCTACGGGTCGGTCGACGTCGTCGGGACCCTCGACCGACCCCGCCCCGAACCGGGACCGGACGAGGTGCTGGTCCGGGTCGCGGCCGCCGGGGTCGACCGGGGCGCCTGGCACCTCATGGCGGGCCTGCCCCACCTCGTGCGGCTCGCCGGCTACGGCGTCCGTCGACCGAAGGAGCCGGTGCTCGGCGCCGACCTGGCCGGACGGGTCGAGGCCGTCGGGCGCGACGTGACCCGCTTCCGCCCCGGCGACCGGGTGCACGGCATCGGCCGGGGCACCTTCGCCGAGTACGTGACGACGGCGGAGGACCGCCTGGCCCCCACTCCCGAGGGCCTCAGCGACGTCGAGGCCGCGGCCGTCCCCATCTCCGGCATCACCGCGCTCCAGGGCCTCCGGGAGGTCGGTGGCCTGCAGCCGGGCCAGCACCTCCTCGTCGTCGGCGCCTCGGGCGGGGTGGGCAGCTTCGCCGTGCAGGTGGGCAAGGCCCTCGGGGCCGAGGTCACCGGCGTCTGCAGCACCCCGAAGGTGGACGCGGTGCGCGCCCTCGGCGCCGACCACGTGGTCGACCACAGGACGAGCGAAATCACCGACGCCGGCGTCCGCTACGACGTCATCCTCGACATCGGCGGCAACCGCAGCCTCTCGCACCTCCGTCGGGCCCTGGCCGACGACGGCACGCTGGTGATCGTCGGCGGCGAGGGCGGCGGGCGGGTCCTGGGCGGCGTCGACCGCCAGGCCCGGGCCCTGCTGCTGTCGCCCTTCGTCGGCCCGCGCCTGCGGACCTTCATCGCCGGCGAGGACGGCGCACGCCTGGCCGACCTCGACGCCATGGTCGACGCCGGGCAGGTCACCCCGCTCGTCGATCGCACCTTCCCCCTCGAGGAGGCGGCCGCGGCCATCGCCCACCTCGAGGCGGGGCGCGCCTGCGGCAAGGTCGTCCTCACCACCTGA
- a CDS encoding TetR/AcrR family transcriptional regulator — translation MAATDEDGEGGPATRPPLTRERVLGAAVALADEEGIGAVTMRALARRLGVEAMSLYHHVAGKEQILDGMVDLVFGEVDLPRVGAPWRPAMRARAASARDVLGRHPWATPLLDSRTAPGPATLLHHDRVLGCLRADGFSLVMAAHAVALLDSYVYGFATQEAALPGADDDGLAEAAAEITGGLDPDTYPHLVEMAADHVLRPGYSFGDEFAFGLELVLEGLERALDAG, via the coding sequence GTGGCTGCGACCGACGAGGACGGCGAGGGAGGGCCGGCGACCCGCCCGCCCCTGACCCGGGAGCGGGTGCTGGGCGCCGCCGTGGCCCTGGCCGACGAGGAGGGGATCGGCGCGGTCACCATGCGGGCCCTCGCCCGGCGGCTCGGGGTCGAGGCGATGTCGCTGTACCACCACGTCGCCGGCAAGGAGCAGATCCTGGACGGGATGGTGGACCTCGTCTTCGGCGAGGTGGACCTGCCCCGCGTCGGCGCGCCCTGGCGCCCGGCCATGCGCGCCCGGGCGGCGTCGGCCCGCGACGTCCTGGGCCGCCACCCCTGGGCCACACCCCTGCTCGACTCCCGCACCGCACCCGGCCCGGCCACCCTGCTCCACCACGACCGGGTGCTCGGCTGCCTGCGCGCCGACGGCTTCTCGCTCGTCATGGCCGCCCACGCCGTCGCCCTGCTCGACAGCTACGTCTACGGGTTCGCCACCCAGGAGGCCGCCCTCCCCGGCGCCGACGACGACGGCCTGGCGGAGGCCGCGGCGGAGATCACCGGTGGCCTCGACCCCGACACCTACCCGCACCTCGTCGAGATGGCCGCGGACCACGTCCTCCGGCCCGGCTACTCCTTCGGCGACGAGTTCGCCTTCGGGCTCGAGCTCGTCCTCGAGGGCCTCGAGCGGGCCCTCGACGCGGGCTGA
- the icmF gene encoding fused isobutyryl-CoA mutase/GTPase IcmF translates to MSQPDLHRPVHPVRFVTAASLFDGHDASINIMRRILQGQGAEVIHLGHNRSVDEVVTAAVQEDVQGVAVSSYQGGHVEYFGYLLQRLRDRGAGHVQVFGGGGGTITQAEIDGLHAQGVTRIFSPHDGQALGLPVMINTMVAACDVDLATELPASLEPLLTGDAATLARVITALETDALPQVQRAELRAAAGSRPVPVLGITGTGGSGKSSLTDELVRRLRLDHEDKLRVAVLAIDPTRRKGGGALLGDRIRMNAIDPGTVFFRSLATRTAGAVVPEALDDVVAATKAWGADVVIVETPGIGQGDAAIVDHTDVSLYVMTPEFGAASQLEKIDMLDFADVVAINKFDRRGGADALRDVSRQVVRAREAFGSPPDDMPVFGTVASRFNDDGVTALYQELLRLLVDRGLAVPAGGGALARVEGKVSTADTAVVPPARSRYLAEVAEAVRSHHARVDAQAAIARRRQQLREVRALVAEAGGDEDAAGLPALAARAEEALDPEARALLEDWPATVEAYSGESHTVTIRDREITTELTKESLSGSKVRRVALPRTTDEGDLLRFLMEENLPGRYPFTGGVFPFKRDGERPARMFAGEGDPFRTNRRFHLLAEGQPATRLSTAFDSVTLYGFDPDPRPDIYGKVGNSGVSVATLDDMKVLFDGFDLCDPTTSVSMTINGPAPTILAMYLTTAIDQRLDAFAAEHGRPPSDDEAAELRAFVLANVRGTVQADILKEDQGQNTCIFSTEFALGMMADIQEWFVAERVRNFYSVSISGYHIAEAGANPISQLAFTLANGLTYVEAYLARGMDVDEFAPNLSFFFSNGMDPEYTVLGRVARRIWAVAMRDRYGANERSQKLKYHVQTSGRSLHAQEMAFNDIRTTLQALIAIYDNCNSLHTNAYDEAVTTPTPESVRRALAIQLVINEEWGLAMNENPNQGSFVVDELTDLVEAAVLDEFDRIAERGGVLGAMETGYQRGRIQDESLLYETRKHDGTLPLIGVNTFLPTPSEAQDDAESVEIALQRSSEEEKQGQLARLADFQSRHAEEREAALARLRDAALAGDNLFAVLMDAVRCCTLGEITHAVFEVGGRYRRNV, encoded by the coding sequence ATGAGCCAGCCCGACCTGCACCGCCCGGTCCACCCGGTGCGGTTCGTCACCGCCGCCAGCCTGTTCGACGGCCACGACGCGTCGATCAACATCATGCGGCGGATCCTCCAGGGCCAGGGCGCCGAGGTCATCCACCTGGGCCACAACCGCTCGGTCGACGAGGTGGTCACCGCCGCGGTGCAGGAGGACGTGCAGGGCGTGGCCGTGAGCTCCTACCAGGGCGGCCACGTCGAGTACTTCGGCTACCTGCTCCAGCGGCTCCGCGACCGGGGGGCCGGCCACGTGCAGGTGTTCGGCGGCGGGGGCGGCACCATCACCCAGGCCGAGATCGACGGGCTCCACGCCCAGGGCGTCACCCGCATCTTCTCGCCCCACGACGGCCAGGCGCTCGGCCTGCCGGTGATGATCAACACCATGGTCGCGGCGTGCGACGTCGACCTGGCGACCGAGCTGCCCGCCTCCCTCGAGCCGCTCCTCACCGGTGACGCCGCCACCCTCGCCCGGGTGATCACCGCCCTGGAGACCGATGCCCTGCCCCAGGTGCAGCGGGCCGAGCTGCGCGCCGCGGCGGGGTCCCGGCCCGTGCCCGTCCTCGGCATCACCGGCACCGGCGGCAGCGGCAAGTCGTCGCTCACCGACGAGCTGGTGCGCCGCCTGCGCCTCGACCACGAGGACAAGCTGCGGGTCGCGGTGCTCGCCATCGACCCCACCCGCCGCAAGGGGGGCGGCGCCCTGCTGGGCGACCGCATCCGCATGAACGCCATCGACCCCGGCACCGTGTTCTTCCGCAGCCTGGCCACCCGCACCGCCGGTGCGGTCGTGCCCGAGGCGCTCGACGATGTCGTGGCCGCGACCAAGGCGTGGGGCGCCGACGTGGTGATCGTGGAGACGCCCGGCATCGGCCAGGGCGACGCCGCCATCGTCGACCACACCGACGTCTCCCTCTACGTGATGACCCCCGAGTTCGGGGCGGCCAGCCAGCTGGAGAAGATCGACATGCTCGACTTCGCCGACGTGGTGGCCATCAACAAGTTCGACCGCCGGGGCGGGGCCGACGCCCTCCGCGACGTCAGCCGCCAGGTCGTCCGGGCCCGGGAGGCGTTCGGCTCCCCGCCCGACGACATGCCGGTGTTCGGCACCGTGGCCAGCCGCTTCAACGACGACGGCGTCACCGCCCTCTACCAGGAGCTGCTCCGCCTCCTCGTCGACCGGGGCCTCGCCGTGCCCGCCGGCGGTGGTGCCCTGGCCCGGGTCGAGGGCAAGGTCTCGACCGCCGACACCGCGGTCGTGCCCCCCGCCCGCTCCCGGTACCTGGCCGAGGTGGCCGAGGCCGTCCGCAGCCACCACGCCAGGGTCGACGCGCAGGCTGCGATCGCCCGGCGCCGCCAGCAGCTCCGCGAGGTGCGCGCCCTGGTGGCCGAGGCCGGGGGCGACGAGGACGCGGCCGGCCTGCCCGCCCTGGCCGCGCGCGCCGAGGAGGCCCTCGACCCGGAGGCCCGGGCCCTGCTGGAGGACTGGCCCGCCACCGTCGAGGCCTACTCGGGCGAGAGCCACACCGTCACCATCCGGGACCGGGAGATCACCACCGAGCTCACCAAGGAGTCCCTGTCGGGGTCGAAGGTCCGGCGGGTGGCCCTGCCCCGCACCACCGACGAGGGCGACCTCCTCCGCTTCCTGATGGAGGAGAACCTCCCCGGGCGCTACCCGTTCACCGGCGGGGTCTTCCCCTTCAAGCGCGACGGCGAGCGCCCGGCCCGCATGTTCGCCGGCGAGGGCGACCCCTTCCGCACCAACCGCCGCTTCCACCTCCTGGCCGAGGGCCAGCCCGCCACCCGCCTGTCGACCGCCTTCGACTCGGTCACCCTCTACGGCTTCGACCCCGACCCCCGGCCCGACATCTACGGCAAGGTGGGCAACTCGGGCGTGTCGGTGGCGACCCTCGACGACATGAAGGTCCTCTTCGACGGGTTCGACCTGTGCGACCCGACCACCTCGGTGTCGATGACCATCAACGGCCCGGCGCCCACGATCCTGGCCATGTACCTGACCACCGCGATCGACCAGCGCCTCGACGCCTTCGCGGCCGAGCACGGCCGGCCCCCGAGCGACGACGAGGCGGCCGAGCTGCGGGCCTTCGTGCTCGCCAACGTCCGGGGCACGGTGCAGGCGGACATCCTGAAGGAGGACCAGGGCCAGAACACCTGCATCTTCTCGACCGAGTTCGCCCTCGGGATGATGGCCGACATCCAGGAGTGGTTCGTGGCCGAGAGGGTCAGGAACTTCTACAGCGTCTCCATCTCCGGCTACCACATCGCCGAGGCGGGCGCGAACCCCATCAGCCAGCTGGCCTTCACCCTGGCCAACGGCCTCACCTACGTCGAGGCCTACCTGGCCCGAGGCATGGACGTCGACGAGTTCGCCCCCAACCTCTCGTTCTTCTTCTCCAACGGGATGGACCCCGAGTACACGGTGCTCGGCCGGGTCGCCCGGCGCATCTGGGCCGTCGCCATGCGCGACCGCTACGGCGCGAACGAGCGCAGCCAGAAGCTCAAGTACCACGTGCAGACCTCAGGGCGGTCGCTGCACGCCCAGGAGATGGCGTTCAACGACATCCGCACCACCCTCCAGGCCCTCATCGCCATCTACGACAACTGCAACAGCCTCCACACCAACGCCTACGACGAGGCCGTCACCACGCCCACGCCCGAGTCGGTGCGCCGGGCCCTCGCCATCCAGCTGGTGATCAACGAGGAGTGGGGCCTAGCCATGAACGAGAACCCCAACCAGGGTTCCTTCGTCGTCGACGAGCTCACCGACCTGGTGGAGGCCGCGGTGCTCGACGAGTTCGACCGCATCGCCGAGCGGGGCGGCGTGCTCGGCGCCATGGAGACCGGCTACCAGCGGGGCCGCATCCAGGACGAGTCGCTGCTCTACGAGACCCGCAAGCACGACGGCACGCTGCCCCTCATCGGGGTCAACACCTTCCTGCCGACGCCGTCGGAGGCCCAGGACGACGCCGAGTCGGTGGAGATCGCCCTCCAGCGCTCGTCCGAGGAGGAGAAGCAGGGCCAGCTGGCCCGCCTGGCCGACTTCCAGTCCCGCCACGCGGAGGAGCGTGAGGCCGCCCTGGCCCGCCTGCGCGACGCCGCCCTGGCCGGCGACAACCTCTTCGCCGTGCTCATGGACGCGGTGCGCTGCTGCACCCTCGGCGAGATCACCCACGCCGTCTTCGAGGTCGGGGGCCGCTACCGCCGCAACGTCTGA
- a CDS encoding YjbQ family protein, translating to METTELAVHTGSRAVTDLTAEVTDFCAGRGDGLVHVFAPHATAGLALLETGAGSDDDLVAALGDLLPRDDRWRHRHGSPGHGADHVLPALISPSLSVPVLDGRPALGTWQSVVLVDTNGDNPDRTVRLSFLPG from the coding sequence GTGGAGACCACCGAGCTGGCCGTGCACACCGGGTCCCGGGCGGTGACCGACCTGACCGCCGAGGTGACCGACTTCTGCGCCGGGCGGGGCGACGGCCTGGTGCACGTGTTCGCCCCCCACGCCACGGCCGGGCTCGCCCTCCTGGAGACCGGTGCCGGCAGCGACGACGACCTGGTCGCCGCGCTGGGCGACCTGCTCCCCCGCGACGACCGCTGGCGCCACCGCCACGGATCGCCCGGCCACGGGGCCGACCACGTCCTCCCGGCACTGATCAGCCCCTCGCTCTCGGTCCCCGTGCTCGACGGACGGCCCGCGCTCGGCACCTGGCAGAGCGTGGTGCTGGTCGACACCAACGGCGACAACCCCGACCGGACCGTGCGCCTCAGCTTCCTCCCCGGCTGA
- a CDS encoding DoxX family protein produces MRSSALLAARLVLGGYVAAHGAQKLVGAFDGPGLDAAGQGFEAMGLTPGREMAALAGASEVAGGALTAAGVADPVGPITVASTMAVAAAVHRQAGPLAAKGGYELPLTYGALALALAATGPGELSAGPAAPRALARAAAAVGGTLAAVSIARLVAAGRRAAADATEGPADEAATPAPEAHEAEERVAVEA; encoded by the coding sequence ATGCGCTCCAGCGCCCTTCTCGCCGCCCGCCTCGTCCTCGGCGGCTACGTCGCCGCCCACGGGGCCCAGAAGCTGGTCGGCGCCTTCGACGGGCCCGGCCTCGACGCCGCCGGGCAGGGCTTCGAGGCCATGGGACTCACCCCCGGGCGGGAGATGGCGGCCCTGGCCGGGGCCTCCGAGGTCGCCGGCGGTGCCCTCACCGCGGCCGGCGTGGCCGACCCCGTCGGGCCCATCACCGTCGCCTCCACCATGGCCGTGGCGGCCGCGGTGCACCGCCAGGCCGGCCCCCTGGCGGCCAAGGGCGGCTACGAGCTCCCCCTCACCTACGGCGCCCTGGCCCTCGCCCTGGCCGCGACCGGACCAGGCGAGCTCTCGGCCGGACCGGCCGCCCCGCGCGCCCTGGCCCGGGCGGCCGCCGCGGTGGGCGGCACCCTGGCCGCAGTGTCCATCGCCCGCCTGGTGGCCGCCGGGCGGCGGGCGGCTGCGGACGCGACGGAGGGCCCCGCCGACGAGGCGGCCACGCCGGCGCCCGAGGCGCACGAGGCCGAGGAGCGCGTGGCCGTCGAGGCCTGA
- a CDS encoding winged helix-turn-helix transcriptional regulator, with translation MAEVTRDEVTHDEATCTALTGVFALLGKRWSGVIIGTLLAGPARFSELARRVPGVSERMLSERLTELGGAGLVAREVDPGPPVSVTYRLTPRGEALGPALGALEEWAAEHLG, from the coding sequence ATGGCCGAGGTCACCCGCGACGAGGTCACCCACGACGAGGCGACGTGCACCGCCCTCACCGGCGTGTTCGCCCTCCTGGGCAAGCGGTGGTCCGGCGTGATCATCGGGACCCTCCTCGCCGGCCCGGCCCGGTTCTCCGAGCTGGCCCGCCGGGTGCCCGGGGTGAGCGAGCGCATGCTGTCGGAGCGCCTGACCGAGCTGGGCGGGGCCGGGCTCGTGGCCCGCGAGGTCGACCCGGGGCCCCCGGTCAGCGTCACCTACCGCCTCACCCCCCGCGGCGAGGCCCTCGGCCCGGCCCTGGGCGCGCTCGAGGAGTGGGCCGCCGAGCACCTCGGCTGA
- a CDS encoding LLM class F420-dependent oxidoreductase has product MDIGRYGIWTFQLDLVPSARSVEHVDELDELGFGAVWVPEAVGREAFTNAALLLRGGTDITIATGIASIWARDAMAAGAAHQTLTEAYPDRFLLGLGVSHGPMVEGIRGHDYSKPFSAMRTYLDGMDAGLFMASPPTTEPRRVLAALGPRMLGLARDRAAGAHPYFVPPEHTAVAREALGDGPLLAVEQAVVLDTDPTSAREKARTHTSIYTGLPNYAGNLRRLLPDLAEDDFAGGGSDRLVDTIVAWGDMDTVLARVQAHHDAGADHVCLQVVDGGTDVPDQAWRDISSALGLAG; this is encoded by the coding sequence ATGGACATCGGTCGCTACGGCATCTGGACCTTCCAGCTCGACCTCGTGCCCTCGGCCCGCTCGGTCGAGCACGTCGACGAGCTCGACGAGCTCGGCTTCGGGGCGGTGTGGGTGCCCGAGGCCGTGGGCCGCGAGGCCTTCACCAACGCCGCCCTGCTGCTCCGCGGCGGCACCGACATCACCATCGCCACCGGCATCGCCTCGATCTGGGCCCGCGACGCCATGGCCGCCGGCGCCGCCCACCAGACCCTCACCGAGGCCTACCCGGACCGCTTCCTGCTCGGGCTGGGCGTCAGCCACGGCCCGATGGTGGAGGGCATCCGGGGCCACGACTACTCCAAGCCGTTCTCGGCCATGCGCACCTACCTCGACGGCATGGACGCCGGGCTGTTCATGGCCTCGCCGCCCACCACCGAGCCCCGGCGGGTGCTGGCCGCCCTCGGCCCCCGGATGCTGGGGCTGGCCCGCGACCGGGCGGCCGGCGCCCACCCGTACTTCGTGCCCCCCGAGCACACCGCCGTCGCCCGCGAGGCGCTGGGCGACGGCCCCCTGCTGGCGGTGGAGCAGGCCGTGGTGCTCGACACCGACCCCACCTCGGCCCGCGAGAAGGCCCGCACGCACACCTCGATCTACACCGGGCTGCCCAACTACGCCGGCAACCTCCGGCGGCTCCTGCCCGACCTGGCCGAGGACGACTTCGCCGGCGGCGGCAGCGACCGCCTGGTCGACACCATCGTCGCCTGGGGCGACATGGACACCGTGCTGGCCCGGGTGCAGGCCCACCACGACGCCGGCGCCGACCACGTGTGCCTCCAGGTCGTCGACGGGGGCACCGACGTGCCCGACCAGGCCTGGCGCGACATCTCCTCCGCCCTCGGCCTGGCCGGCTGA
- a CDS encoding TIGR03557 family F420-dependent LLM class oxidoreductase, with translation MARYGIKLMSELRSARELVDHARAAEDHGLAFACISDHIHPWLPEHDHSPFAWSMLGAVAQATSGLDLATGLTCPIGRYHPIIVAHAAATVATLTDRQVTLAVGAGERLNEHVTGDGFPAVDVRHEMLEEAIVAIRELWEGGWVTQRGDHFDVEDARIYDLPERPIELVVGVSGPASLDLAQRTGADGIMAVEPDADLVDGWADRDGDRAATWTEVPFAWAPTEEEGLRLAHERMRFALPGWKVMSELPNPVNFGAATDLVRPEDVAEQIPHGPDPAAYVEAVRSFTDAGFAHVSIIPVGDDVEGTLRFWRDEVAPAL, from the coding sequence GTGGCCCGCTACGGGATCAAGCTGATGTCCGAGCTCCGCAGCGCGCGGGAGCTGGTGGACCACGCCCGGGCGGCGGAGGACCACGGGCTCGCCTTCGCCTGCATCTCGGACCACATCCACCCCTGGCTGCCCGAGCACGACCACAGCCCCTTCGCCTGGTCGATGCTCGGCGCCGTGGCCCAGGCGACCTCCGGGCTCGACCTGGCCACCGGGCTCACCTGCCCCATCGGGCGCTACCACCCGATCATCGTGGCCCACGCGGCCGCCACCGTGGCCACCCTCACCGACCGCCAGGTCACCCTCGCGGTGGGCGCCGGCGAGCGCCTCAACGAGCACGTGACCGGCGACGGCTTCCCCGCCGTCGACGTCCGCCACGAGATGCTGGAGGAGGCCATCGTCGCCATCCGCGAGCTGTGGGAGGGCGGGTGGGTGACGCAGCGGGGCGACCACTTCGACGTGGAGGACGCCCGCATCTACGACCTGCCCGAGCGCCCGATCGAGCTGGTCGTCGGGGTGAGCGGCCCCGCCTCGCTCGACCTGGCCCAGCGCACCGGCGCCGACGGCATCATGGCGGTCGAGCCCGACGCCGACCTGGTCGACGGGTGGGCCGACCGCGACGGCGACCGGGCGGCGACCTGGACCGAGGTCCCCTTCGCCTGGGCCCCCACCGAGGAGGAGGGCCTGCGCCTGGCCCACGAGCGCATGCGCTTCGCCCTCCCGGGCTGGAAGGTGATGTCCGAGCTGCCCAACCCGGTGAACTTCGGCGCCGCCACCGACCTGGTCCGGCCCGAAGACGTGGCCGAGCAGATCCCCCACGGGCCCGACCCCGCGGCCTACGTCGAGGCCGTGCGCTCCTTCACCGACGCCGGCTTCGCCCACGTCAGCATCATCCCGGTCGGCGACGACGTGGAGGGCACCCTGCGCTTCTGGCGCGACGAGGTGGCGCCCGCGCTGTGA